Below is a window of Humulus lupulus chromosome 2, drHumLupu1.1, whole genome shotgun sequence DNA.
TCTTTTGATAAATTTTTAGATAATATGCGACAAataaatatgataatataactattATTGTGGGCGCATGACATATCTTTATATTTTCTAATCATAGTTCACCTTAAAAAATAACATCACAGACACACTAATACTAATCATCCTCATTCTTCAACATTCAGTGTGTTACTATTTCATCCTTAATTTAATATTGTCTATAAAATATATCTTCAAGGCTAAATGTACCTAcattttatatttcatttaaataaacttaGAAGGGAGATCTTCATCGACAATAGAAAAAATTTCAAGGCGGCTGAGGAATTGCAAAATAAAGACACTGCCTTAAAACAAAATTGTCTGTATTAATTTTAATCAAGCATACTAATCTGAGAAATCATGCAagttttctgggttctttattGTTGCCTTGCagttattgaaggagtcaaagATCAGCTCAAAAAATAGAGTAGCGAGCTACAACTTTTGCATTTTAATTTTTGGAAAAACTTTGTTTTCAGTTGTAGAAAAAAACACAGAAATATTGGATTGGAAATGGAATGGCCCAGGGCCCTCCAAATAAAAAGTCTTTGCATTCAAAGACCAATACCAGTGAAAGGTCAACAATTTGGAATTAATCCTCGACAGTGGTAGTTGCACCTTTTATCATTGCTtacttttattaatttaaaaggCGTAAATTAAGATTAAAGTAAGAAATATCATTAAAACACAACCAAATCCTATGACAAATTATTTAAGCAGAAATATTAACTGATTTCCATGGTGCTGGATTAGATTTATTTAGTGAAATAATAAAGGGAAATCGATCTAGGCACAGGCACCACAACAAAGTATCCCATAGAGAAAAAAGTGAGAATAAAATAAGATAGAGCAACAAGGACACGATTACCAAGGTTCTTTCTTTATTCCAAGTTAATCTCTTCTCCTCAATACTCATTAGAAAACAATAAAAGATAATCACGGAAAAGATAACACAAAGAACGTCAAAGAGCAGTTTTATTCATGCAATGAATCATCATCCGCTACAAGATCAAAGACAAAAGATTGGCTGATCAAATTTGATGGTATCCACCAAAATCGAACGAAACATATGAAGAAGAGAAAAACTAGATGGAGACGCACAGCGCCCTTACATGATCACCGGAGCCTGAGGAGAAGAGTATCAGGTTGCAAGTGTTCATATAGAATCCAAAGCCTGGAGAATGTCTTTTTTCACGTCTTCGAAGTCTTCGACTCCAAAACTAAACCTCACCAAGTTATCCTTGATACCATACTTGAGCCTTTCTGACTGACTGAGGTCCCTGTTATAAAAACAATTAAAGAGTATTCAGAAAAGCAATTTTATCACTCTGCTAGGAATCTATGCCAAAACTATATACTCCTTAGGCCTCGTAGTAATCTGACTTTTATTTGGGTTATTTATAAGCTAAACTTTGCTGATCTTTTCATTaaagaatatgcatccatgaggGTGTATGATAATCCCACCTTGTCATGATAAAACTTACTACTGACAGATAATAATTacattttcaatcaatatattgaAAGTTCAAGGGCAGTACCAGTAAGACATAATTGCTGGTTGATCCACAATACTCTCACAGCCACCAAAAGATGGGGCAATGTATGGAATTTTAAGTGCATCAATGAATTTGATGGTGGTATGTAAGTCGCCATCAATCTGCATAGTCAAGCAATACACCGGTTGAGAATGAACATACCAATGAGTAGAGGTAGAAAGAACATATATCGAGCTCACGAAAGCAAGCTAAACAGATGAAAAATAATCAACAATGCTCACATCAAAACTGACGACACCACCGAAACCAGTCATTTGCCTCTTGGCAAGTTCATGTTCAGGATGACTTTTCAAGCCAGGATAATAGACCTGAGCCACCTGTCAAAAATGTTGTCACACTATCAATTCACAATACACGATACTAACAAATAAAAAGATAAGTATTAAATTATAATCTGTCCAGTGACAAATTGCTGCATCCTGTACCTTAGGATGTGCCTCTAAAACTTCGGCCATCCTCGATGCTGTCGAATTCTGTTGCTGTACACGAAGATGCAATGTCTTCATGCCTCGAATGATCAGGTATGCAGCATTCTGTGGAGGAAAGTAGAGGTTCAATTGATATTCATCCACAAACAAGACTCAGAAGAATTGTAAAGATGGTAACAAGTGAAAATATGCAAATATTAAAGTAACAAGTAAGAAATAATCAAAGTGGCATTTGATGAATAGCCCTAAAGAACATGAGAGTTGTCGAGTAACCTAACCTTCCCCAACAACATAAAAGTATTAAACAGTAACCTGATCGATTATGAAGACAACTCACCGGGTTGAGAGCACCACCCATGATATGATGCAAATTACGAATTTCTGAGATCAACTTATGCGGACCACTAATGCATCCAGCAAGGACCTGCAATAGGATAACAAGATTGTTATAACTCGGTTCAATAATCAACAAACTGATTATAGTCTTTATTAAGGTTGACCAATAGAAGCTGACTTACATCGTTGTGGCCGCCAATatattttgtagcagagtgcacgaCAAGATCAGCCCCAAGAGCAAGGGCCTTCTGGTTAATAGGAGTGGCAAAAGTACCATCTATACATACCAATGCTCCTTTGCTGTGGCATAGCTTAGAAACTAGTTCAATGTCAACACACCTAAGGAATGGATTAGTAGGAGACTCGGTGAAGAACAAAGAAACCTGTATAAAAGGTAGAAATGCCACTCAATTTCCATCCCAATGATTTTGCCAGATAATACATAAAACTATTGAAAGCACTCAATTTCTACTGACCTTGTTCTTGTCCAGTGCAGCCTCCAAAGCTCCAACATCTGCAGGATCAATTACTGTAGCCTGCATATTGATTGATAACAAAAATCAATACCAAATCCACTGGAAAAAAAAGTGGATGACTTTAAAATAAATCAAGTATCTTGACAGCAAACTCAGGATAATTCATCACTTCCAAAACGTGTATAACTCATACCGATATTCCCATCTTGGGTAGAATAGTCTCAATGAAAATCCTAGTCTTCCTATAACAATCTGTGGTCGTTACAATATGCCCACCAGCTGGAACCAATGCCATAAACAAGAGTGTGCTAGCGCACATCCCAGATGCGACTATCAAGGTTGACTCAGCTCCCTCAAGAGCACTGATGAATAAGATAAAGACAATAATACTGAGTAAATAGTATCCACAACATTGAGATACTGGAATCAGAAAAGGCATCAATAAAAGTAGATGTTAAACCTTATCTTCTCCTCAGCCACCACCGTCGTTGGGTTTCCATAGCGACCATATTCAAAACTTACAGCGCGTTTCTCCTGCCATAGCATTAAGAATATTAATCCAGCAAACCATTAAAATATCGATTCAACAAAGAAATATGCAGTAACAAAGTCAATTTATGGTAAAGATGCAG
It encodes the following:
- the LOC133817965 gene encoding cystathionine gamma-synthase 1, chloroplastic; protein product: MAVSTCPKAFSSFECRSDPDFTGFPRHEKPASARFGMRVDPAARGSHGLSSLILRFPPNFVRQLSTKARRNCSNIGVAQIVAASWSNNSASGVPAVPAATSVDAAATADVPVAPVDGAAGEDVVVPGNGGLPPVEGLPALKESSFLSSDGSLTIHAGERLGRGIVTDAITTPVVNTSAYFFKKSADLIDFKEKRAVSFEYGRYGNPTTVVAEEKISALEGAESTLIVASGMCASTLLFMALVPAGGHIVTTTDCYRKTRIFIETILPKMGISATVIDPADVGALEAALDKNKVSLFFTESPTNPFLRCVDIELVSKLCHSKGALVCIDGTFATPINQKALALGADLVVHSATKYIGGHNDVLAGCISGPHKLISEIRNLHHIMGGALNPNAAYLIIRGMKTLHLRVQQQNSTASRMAEVLEAHPKVAQVYYPGLKSHPEHELAKRQMTGFGGVVSFDIDGDLHTTIKFIDALKIPYIAPSFGGCESIVDQPAIMSYWDLSQSERLKYGIKDNLVRFSFGVEDFEDVKKDILQALDSI